GATGTCTTCTGTCTTAGCCGGTTTAGCTTCGGCTTCGGCTTTAGCCCGATTCATTATTTTTTCCATTTCTATTTTTGATTTCTCGAGTATCAGAACGCGAAGAATCAATTCGGACAACTGGCAGTCATTTTCAATTTTATTAGCGCAGTCCGCCTCGCCTTCCATATAAACCAGGATGTAAGTGCCCTTTTTCTGCTGTCGGATAGGGTAAGTCAGGGTCCGATCAGCCCACTTCCCTTCCTTGATTATTTTAACTCCATACTTGCCCAGAATCCCGTGGATATGCTCCCGAACCTTGTTGTAATTCGTTGCAGCCTGAAGCGGATCCACCAAAAACATCGCTTCGTAATTTTTCAGCACAATATTCCTCCTTTAATAAAATCTATTTGTTAAAACTAGTCATCGCCTTCTCGATGCCATCTTTGACCCAACAATCAACGGCCTGAGCGACGGTTTCAATCACTTCCTTATTCTGTTTTTCCTCAGCCCGGGTAAAATTAGACAGTACAAATCTTTTATGTTCAACTCCTACCGGCGCCCCGAGTCCTATCCGCAGCCGGGGAAATTTCTCATCCCCGAGCAGTTGAATAATTGATTCCAGTCCGTTATGCCCACCGCTGGAACCCTGGCGGCGCATTCTCATTGCGCCATGGGGCAACTGGAAATCATCGCAGATAATCAAGAAGTTCTCCAATGCTTCGCCGGTATCGGCAAAAAGCCTCTGGACTGCTTCGCCGGAAAGATTCATATAGGTCGCTGGTTTTACCAGCATCACCTTTTCATCCCCAATGTTTCCTTTCCCCGTATACGACCTGTGATAACGCGATTTTGCCAAACCGATATTATTCTGCTCAGCCAAAAAATCAATCACCCGGAACCCTAGGTTATGCCTGGTTCGTTCGTATTTCTCGCCGGGATTACCCAAGCCGATTATTATTTTCATACGACCAGGTTATTTCTTTTCCTCTTTACCTTTAGCCGCGCCTTTATCAGCTCCAGCGGCAGCCGGCTTCTTTTCGGCTGGAGCCGCCTTATCAGCACCTTTGCCTTCGGCCGCATCTTCGCCTTCAACTTCCTTCTTTTTGACAATAACTTCGGGTTCAGCCGCAGCGCCCTCAAGCGGCGTAGGCTCAACAATCTCTTCTTTGGGTTTATGCACGCCGGCGATAACTACTTCACCATCCGTAGCAGCCATAACGTCTTTAGGCAGTTTAATGTCTTTAACCCTGATTAATCCGTTCAGCTCCAGATTAGCCACGTCAACCTCAATCTTTTCAGGAATAGCCGTGGGAAGGCATTTAACACCCAGCGTCCTTAAATTTTGCTCAAGCACACCGCCTTCGGCTATACCTTTTGGATGCCCCTTAAGAATAATATCAATTGAAATATTAAGCATCTCGTCCATAGCAATCCGAACGAAATCAATATGCGTAACCTTTTCTTTAAGTCCGTCATACTTGATTTCTTTAACCACGACTTTCTCCGATCCTTTGGGAAGTTCTAGGCTGACCAGATGCGTGTGACGTGAAAGCATCTTAGCCGCCTCTTTCTCGTCTAGCGCCAACATCTGAACCGGCTCCTTGCGTCCGTAAAGCACGGCCGGGACCTGCCCGGTCTTACGCAGACGCTGACAATTACTGGTCCCTTTCTGATCCCTTAAACTTGCTTGTACTTTAACCCATTCCATAAATTAACTTCTCCTCTAATTTATCTTTTCGTGAACTAATTTAACGAATACAGCTGATTATACAATACAGCCTAATCTATTTTTTATATAAATAGCGAGCTTACGGATTCGCTGTTATGAATACGCCTGATAGCTTCTCCCAGCAATCCACTAACCGTAAGCACTTTAAACATTTTGCTTACTTTGTTTTTATCAAGAGGTATCGTATCGGTAATAACAACTTCTTTGAATTTCGCCTTAGTTAGTTTACTAACAGCTTCTCCAGCCAATACCGCATGGGTGGCACAAAGATATATGTCTTTAGCTCCGTGCCCGCGCAAAACCTCAGCGGCCTGGCTGACGGTTGTGCCGGTTGAAATCATATCATCTACGACAAGAACATTTTTCCCTTTGACATCACCAATAATATGAGCCGCCTCCACCTGGCGCGGTCCGCTACGTCTTTTATCGACTATAGCCAGATCGGCATTCAACCTCTTGGCGTAAGAACGGGCCATCTTGATACCACCCACATCGGCACTGACCACCACCAGCTTAGGAATCTTAAGATTCTCAAAGTATTCTACCAGCACCGGAGACCCGTAGAGATGGTCCACCGGTATATCAAAAAAACCCTGAATCTGACCGGCATGCAGATCGATAGTCAGTATTCGCTCCGCACCGGCAACAGTCAGCATATTGGCAACTAATTTAGCCGTAATCGGCACCCGGCCTTCGGATTTCCTGTCCTGGCGGGCGTAACCGAAATAAGGCAATACGGCAGTAATTCTTTCGGCTGAAGCGCGCTTGAGACAATCAATGATGGTTAACAATTCCATTAAATTATCATTCACCGGCGGGCAGGTAGATTGAATAATAAAAGTATCCGCCCCGCGCGCATCGGAATTAATCTTAATGTCTATTTCCCCGTCAGGAAAACGATTCAGGACAACATTCCCTTTGCTGATACCCAGTCTGGCGCAAACCTTGGAAGCCAAGTCGGGATTACCTGACCCGGCAAATACTTCTAACCGTTCCCTTCGCACCATATATTCCTCCTCAGAATTTTATTTCTTCTTCTTCAGCATTTGAGCCGGTATCCCAACCACGGTGGCCCCGTCCGGTACGTTCTTGCCCCTGGCAATAACGGCCCCCGCTCCGGTCTGGGAACCCTTGCCCATCCGAACCGGCGCTATCAATATCGTCCCACTGCCCGTAGCCGCCTGATCTTCTATCACGGTACGGTACTTATTCTTACCATCATAGTTAGCCGTAATAGTTCCGGCGCCGATATTAACCTCATCACCGATATCGGCATCACCCAGATAACTTAAATGTTTTGCTTTAGAATGTCTACCAATATGTGTTTTTTTAGTTTCCGTGAAGTTACCGATTTCAGCATGATCGTCCAGGACTGTACCGGGCCGAAGGTGGCTGAAAGGGCCAACCTCGCAGTGTTTCCCGATAACCACGCCGGTGCGTATTACCGTAAACGGATAAATAATTGTATCCCGTTCAATTTCCACGCCGGATTCAATATAAGTATTAATCGGGTCGACTATGTTAATACCGCCTTCTATAAACCTGTGGATTATCCGCTGTTGCATTATTTTGGACGCATTAAGCAGTTCTGTCCGGGAATTAATCCCCAGGCATTCTTCGACTTGAATATCGTCCGAAACCATATAGCATTCCACTTTTCTCTTCTTTTCCGTAAGTATATTAATCACGTCAGGAAGATAATATTCCCCGCTTTTTTTGTGCGGTTTGATTTTCTTAAGGGCGCTAAATACGGCAGCTGGGTCAAACACATACGTCCCGGAGTTTATTTCCTTGACTCGTTTCTGCTCCGCACCCGCCTCTGATTCCTCCACTATACCAATCACATTATTATTGCTATCCCGGTCAATCCGGCCGTAACCAGACGGGTCATCTAATTGGGTTGACAGTATTGTCATAGCCGTGTCTTTGGATTTCTGATGAGTTTCCATCAGTTTATTCAGCGTTTTAGGCGTAATCAAAGGCGCGTCGCCGCACAAAACCAGCAGCAACCCGTCCCAATCGCTCAAGAACGATTCCGTAGCCAGTAACGCATGACCGGTTCCGCGCTGTTCTCCCTGGGTCACCCAGTTTATGTCTTCTTGCTTGAATACGTCCTCTACGTCCTCCGCCTTGTATCCAACAACACAGTAAATCGCGCTAGGCTTAAGCGTTTTTGCCGCCTCAAGCACATGGTAAAGCAATGGTTTGCCGCAAAGCATATGAAGTACTTTCGGCTTATCCGAAAGCATTCGCGTGCCTTTACCCGCTGCCAAAACCACTACCGCTAATTTGTCCACCATATCAGTATTCTGTTTGATTATTTCGATTTATACGGAATGGGTTAGTATATGTTTCGAAAGGCAAGTGTCAAGAAAAAAACTCACTGAAAACACATCATGTTTTGTTGCCTAATAATGATAAATTATTATCTTATAAGCATATGCTTGATGATTTTCCGCTGCCTGACCGGTTCATAGCCCATATAGATATGGACGCATTTTTTGCGGCCGTGGAACAGCGTGATAAACCCGAACTGCGGGACCGTCCGGTGATTGTGGGCTCCGACCCGAGAAACGGCCATGGACGCGGCGTTGTATCAACCTGCTCGTATGAAGCCCGCAAGCTGGGAATTCATTCAGCAATGCCTATCTCCATCGCTTATCATAAATGCCCCAAAGCGGTATTCCTGCCGCCAGATATGGAAAAATACGCCCGTATTTCTCGTCAGATTTATGAATTACTCTATGATTTTACCCCTGATATTGAGACGCTTGGCATTGACGAATCATTCTTGGATATCACCAAAAGCTATAAGCTTTTCGGCACACCTTATCAAACTTGTATTCTGATAAAAAAAAGTATTAAGGAGAAAACCGGATTAACCGCCTCTATCGGACTTGCTCCAACCAAGATGGCGGCTAAAATAGCATCAGACCTCAAAAAACCTAACGGCCTGGTAGTAGTAACACCAGACAAATTGCTTGATTTCCTCTGTCCGCTGAATGTGAACAGGTTATGGGGCCTGGGTAAAAAAGGTTCCGAAACCCTGAACTCTGCAGGCATAAAAACCATCGGCGACCTGGCTAAAACTGATCTGTCCAGGCTGACTAAACTGCTGGGCAATTATGCACTTCACCTGCACCAATTGGCAAACGGAATTGATAACCGGCCTGTCGAGCCAACCGGCAAGGCTAAATCAGTCAGTAACGAAATCACCTTTGATACGGACATTTCTGATAACGCTAGAATCCTGTCGGCATTAAGTTCGTTATGCGAAAAAGTTTCCAGACGATTAAGGGAGTCTGACCTAAAATGCAAAACCATCACCCTTAAGATAAGGTTCCAGGGTTTCGAAACATATACCCGGTCTATTACAATAGCCGAACCAATATCCCTATTTGAGGTTATTTATAAAGAAATAAAAAAGTTATTCGAGCATTTTTCTACGGACAGTAAATCTTCAGGACGTATTTTCACCGGTATGGCCAAAAAAGTACGCTTGGTCGGGGTAAAAACATCCGGCTTGCTCCCGGCCGGATTCCAAGAAGGTCTTTTTAAGGATAAGATGATCTGTAAGCGCGAAACCCTGAATAAAACAGTTGATAAAATAAAATCCCAGTTCGGAGACGATGCCATTTACCGAGCGACAAGCCGCAGAAAATAGCGCCCGTCAGTTTACTATCACTTTCTTCTGCTGATTCTTTTTATTGTCATCCTTTTCAATAAATATTTTTTCGGATGTGAAAGGATTTATACCGGTATAATACATCAATGCCGAATAAGTTGACGGAGTTGGGGTAAATATCTGAATCTGCTCCGGAGTCATCTTGAGCTCTACTCTGATGAATTCTTTCAGCCGAAGCATGTCTTTAAAATCACAACCCGGGTGGGCGGCTATAAAGTAATACGTCAGGAATTGTTTTTTGCCAAATTTTATATTCAGCCGATCAAACTCTTTTTTAAATTCCTGTAAATACCGCCGGCCGGTTTTCCCCTTATCAGTAAAACTGCCTGCGGGCTTGCCCATCAATCCAAGCACTACGTCTTCACTATGTTCCGGAGCTATCTTTAACTGTCCTGAAACGTGGTGATTAACCAGCTCTTCCATGTATTCCGCGCCATGCTGTTCATCTTCCAGCACCATATCGTAACGTATGCCGGAACCTATGAATACCTTTTTAACCCCGTTTATTGCTCTTATCTTTTCAAACAGTTTAATCTGCCGTTTATGATTTACCTTGAGGGCCTTGCAGATAACCGGATACAGGCACCTTTTATTCCTACATCCACCGGCCTTAAGTTTGCGTGCGCATTCGATATAAAGCATATTGGCGGTCGGCCCGCCGATATCACGAATATATCCTTTGAATCTGCTTTGCCCGGTAATCATCTCGGCTTCCCGGATAATCGATTCCTCGCTTCGCGAGACAACGGTACGGCCCTGATGCACGGCCAAAGCGCAAAAGTTGCACTCGCCGTAACATCCCCGATGGCTGGTTATGGAAAACTCTATGGTTTCTAACGCCTTAACTTTTCCCTCTTTCAAATAATAAGGATGCACCGCATTCTCGTAATCAAACTCGTATATCCTGTCCAGTTCGGCAGTGCTCAAAAGTTCGGCCGGCGGATTCTGAATCAAATACCTGGTATCCTGTTTCTGGCAAAGTCCTTTAGCAGTAATCGTATCGTTATTGGCGTAGAAGGTATGAAACATCTCTATTAATTTATTTTTATCGTTTTTAACCTGCTCATGCGCCGGTAAAACCAGATAACCGTCTTTAAGTTCCTGTCCGATATAACATATGCCTCGGATATCCCGGAAATCCTGGTCATTCTTTAGCCGCCCAGCCAGCTCCAGCACTGCCCGCTCACCCATACCATAAACCAGAATATCGGCCTTGGCGTCAAAGAGTACGGATTTTCTTATCTTGTCGTCCCAGTAATCATAATGGGAAATACGTCTGAGGCTGGCCTCAATCCCACCTAAGACAATAGGTTTGGTATTTTTAAAATATCTTCTTATCAGATTTGCATAAGCGATGCTGGCCCGATCAGGACGTTTAGTATTCTGCCCGCCCGGAGTGAAGTCATCCTCACGCCTCGGCTTTTTAAGCGGCGTGTAGTTAGCCACCATCGAGTCAATCGCGCCGGCCGTAACTCCCCAGAAAAGCTCCGGCTCGCCCATCCGAACAATATCCTTATCACTCCTTATATCAGGTTGCCCAATGATACCCACCCTGTATCCGGCATCCGCTAAAACATGGCCTATTACAGCAACGCCGGAATACGAACTGTCTATGTAAGCATCACCGGTCACCAGGATAATATCCAGCTTGTCCCAGCCCAGACATACCATTTCCTGGCGGGTTGTCGGAAGAAACATGTTTGGTTAAAAATTATCTGCCGCTATTTCGTAATAACTCTGCGGATGGGCGCAGGCCGGGCATAGTTTAGGCGCTTCCTTGCCTTCGTGCACATAACCGCAGTTCCGGCATCGCCACCTGACCGCTCTATCCTTTTTGAACGCCTTACCCTCGGTTACATTCTTCAGCAACGCCCGGTAACGTTTCTCGTGTTCGGCTTCCACTTCGGCAATTTCCTTAAAAATATCGGCAACCTTGGTAAATCCCTCTGCCCGAGCTATCTTTTCTGCGGCGGGATATAATGTCCCCCACTCCATCTTTTCGCCGTCGGCCGACGCCTTCAGGTTCGACGCCACATCGCCGATAACTCCAGCCGGGAATGACGCGCTGATTTCCACCTCGCCGCCATCCAGAAACTTAAAGAATATCTTGGCGTGCTCCTTCTCATTCTCGGCAGTTTCCTCAAATATAGCGGCTATTTGCTCGTAACCAGACTTTTTGGCCGCACTGGCAAAATACGTGTAACGATTGCGGGCCTGCGACTCCCCGGCAAATGCGGTCAATAAATTCTTCTCAGTCTTACTTCCTTTTAACTGCATATTACATATTTCCTTTCATCTCTATTATAATTAATCTATATAAATCTTTCAAATCGGTCTTTCTTAACCTTGCATATCGGGCAAATATCGGGCGGCTCCTCCCGAGCGCACAGGTATCCGCATACTTTGCAGCGCCAGACCGGTAACGATAATTGGGTTAGTTTATTTTTGTCCGGTTTCTTCGACTCTTCTATCTTCGTCTTCCTTTCCTCAGGCGTCAAACGACGCTCCGGTATGGAAGCAACCTTCTGTTCGCCTTTAGCCGCTTTCTGAGAAACATAAAGCGCGCAATAACAAGCGCCGTATTGAGCCACGTCCGCGTCACGGTAATCACAGGGGCATATAATATCCAGATCTTCGGCCTTCCGGCCGGTAGCCAGGCGGCACGGGCAAGCCCAATAGCCATAACGCCGTTCGTTTACAATTAAACTGCGCACCAAAGCCTTGGCGAACTCCACATCTGGATTCAAGTAATACCCGGATGCCTCCGCTTCCTTTTTTAATTTAGCATAAAGGTTGTCCACTTCGACCGTTGTTACGTTTATTTCCGAACTCATTATTTTAACGCTTCCTTTATCTGAGGTTCATCAAAACCTACAATACACTTTTGGTTATTCACTATCAAATTAGGAAACGACATTTTAGGGTTCCACTTCTTTATCTCTTCCGTGGCCTTATTCTTATCCTCCCCTTCCAGCAGGTCCACGTCTACATAATCGTATTCCACACCCATACTGTTGAGTAACTCCTTTACCCGACGGCACCAAATACAGGTGCTTAGGGCGTAAAGTGTCAGGCTGCCCTTTTTCTTTCCGGATACTCGCTTCATTTCCATAAGCCACCTTCCTTTATTAATTATTACTCGGATTTATACCATTTTTCGCGGTATTGTCAACCAAAAACACCCGAACCTCTCATTCGGATATTTCATGTAAAATTAAAAATATTGACAGACTATTAGAAATTTGGTATAAAATATGATTGAAATTTAATAGCGGGAGTCATCCAGTCAAGGTGTGGACTCGTTAGGATTAAAAAACTACTCTAAGAAAGGATAAAATTATGGCAAAAGCAATCGGAATTGATTTAGGAACTACGCTTTCAGTAGTTGCGGTTAGAGAAGGCAACGAAACTACGGTTATAACCAATGCCGAAGGCGGCCGGTTAACGCCTTCAATCGTGGCCTTTACTGACAAAGGCGAGCGCCTGGTCGGGCAATTAGCCCGCCGTCAAGCCATCACCAACCCGACTAATACCATCTATTCGATAAAGCGCTTTATGGGCCGTCGCCGCAACGAGGTAGCCCAGGAAGAAAAGATGGTCCCTTATAAAGTCATCGGCGGACCGGACGACCTGGTCAAAGTCGAGTCCCGGGGCAAACAATACACCCCTCCGGAAATATCGGCCATGGTCCTGGCTAAGCTCAAGGAAACCGCCGAGGCCTATCTGGGCGAAACCATAACCGACGCAGTCGTCACCGTGCCGGCTTATTTCAACGACAGCCAACGCCAGGCTACCAAAGACGCCGGACGCATCGCCGGCCTGAACGTCCTTAGAATCATCAACGAACCCACTGCGGCGGCGCTGGCCTACGGATTGGATAAGAAAAAGAACGAAAAGGTCGCCATCTACGATTTGGGTGGCGGCACATTTGATGTCTCTATCCTGGAAGTAGGCGACGGCGTGGTCGAGGTGCTTTCCACCAACGGCAACACCCACCTGGGCGGCGACGATTTCGACCAGCGGGTTATGAACTACATCGCTGAAGAGTTCCAGAAAAAGGAAGGTATTGACCTGCGGCGTGACCAGATGGCGTTACAACGCCTGAAAGAAGCCGCTGAAAAAGCCAAATGCGAACTCTCTTCATCGCTACAAACCGAGGTCAACCTGCCCTTCATTACGGCCGATGCCACCGGGCCAAAACACCTGACTATGACCATCACCCGGGCCACTTTGGAAAAACTCATAGGCGACCTGCTCCGCTCGTCGCTGGAACCATGCCATAAGGCCCTGGAAGACGCCAAACTCAAAGCTGAAGACCTCGACGAAGTCGTTATGGTCGGCGGCTCATCCAGAATCCCCATGGTCCAAGACCTGTGCAAAGAATTCTTCAAGAAAACGGAATTAAACAAGTCCGTTAACCCGGACGAAGTAGTAGCCGTCGGCGCGGCTATCCAGGCCGCTGTGTTAAAGGGCGAGGTCAAGGACGTCCTGCTCCTTGACGTCACACCGCTAACCCTTGGCATCGAAACCCTTGGCGGCGTACGCACACCGCTAATTGAACGAAATACCACTATCCCCACCTCCAAAAAAGAGGTATTCTCAACCGCGGCCGATAGCCAGACCGAGGTGGAAATACACATTTTGCAGGGCGAACGCGATATGGCCAGTGATAACCGGACGCTCGGACGCTTCCGCTTGGCCGGCTTGCCGCCCGCGCCGCGCGGCATACCCCAGATTGAGGTGGCGTTTGACATCGATGCCAACGGTATCCTCAACGTCGCCGCCAAAGACCTAGCCACCGGTAAGAAACAGGCCATCCAAATACAATCATCATCGGGCATCACCGAGCAGGATATCCAGCGAATGGTCAAGGATTCCGAAAAGTTCGGCGAGCAGGACAAACAGCGCCGGGCTCTGGCCGAAGCCCGCAACCAGGCTGACCAGTTAATTTACTCCACCGAGAAAAACCTGGTTGATCTGGGCGATAAGGTATCCGCGGATGAAAAAACCAAAATCCAGTCTGCTCTGGAAAACATCAAAAAGGTCAAAGATAAAGACAATGTTGATGAAATAAAGAAAGCCATGGAAGACCTGACCAAGTCCAGCCACACCCTGGCCCAGCGCCTGTATGAAGAAGCGGCCAAGGCAAGGGGCGGAGCTGGCGCAGGTCCTGCAGGCAACCCAACAGCAGGTCCCGACGGATTCGCCGGCGGAGCCGGAATGCCGCCTCAGGACGACCAACCACCCGCGGGCGGAAAAGGCAAAAAAGACGACAAAAAAGGCGGCGATGATAATGTCATCGATGCCGAATTCGAGGCTAAGTAAAACCACAGATTACACAGATTGATTAAAGTAAAGGGGTCCCGAAAGGCGCCCCTTTTTATTATTATTGTGCCCTATGCGGTTTTATGTTTGACTTACATATATGAGCTCGACCAAGAATATTCCTATTCTCATCATAACGGGTATTTGCCTATCCGCGCTGTTTTCACTGGCCGCGAAAGAACCGGATTGGGCCGGCGCCAAGCAGGAATTCAACGATAACTCCAAGAGCAACGCCGATAAGAAGCGCGCCGCCTGCACTGCCCGCCTGGCCGAAAGCATCTCTCATAAAACCGAGGTCGAGGCGGCCAAACTGCTGATTGAACAACTAACTGCCGAAATCGCCCGCAGCAATGAAGGCAAGGCCGAGGAGCGGGTCAGCATCGACGTCATCGATGCCTGTGTAAACGGCCTGAGAAAACTCACCACCGACAAAGCCATAGACATCCTCCTCAAAAAGGCCGGCGATGCCAAATCCAACTGGCGGACCAGGTTTTACGCCGTCCGCGCCCTGGGCGGCATCAATAACCCGGCCGCAACCCAGGCCCTAACCGGCCTGCTCAGCGACAAGGAACCGGCCCTGCAAATGTCCGCGCTTGAATCCTTGACCAAACTCAACTGGCCGGAAGGCATCCAGCCCGCCTGTAACCTACTGACCACTGACAGCGCCTGGGAAGTCAAGCTGGCCGCCATTGAATACCTGCGCAAGATAAAATCGCCGGACAGCGTCAAGCCGATGCAACAGGCCATCCTGCGCAATAAGAATATAGAAGCCCTCGTCCTCTCCCAAATGCTCGAGTTGATAAAAGAGCTGACCAAGGATGCTCCGGCCGAAGCGCAATCCCAGGAAAATTCCAACCAGACCCAGTCCGTAATCAACCTGGGCGAATATTACAAGATAAAAATCAATTCCGACCGGATCATCTTCGTCATCGATGTCTCCGGCAGCATGGCTTGGGAAAGTAATGAGCCGCCCGAAGACAATACCACCGCCAAGGAAAGCGAGACCGAAAAGGCCAAGCCGGTCACCACCGGTCAGGAAAAGCCCAACGCCGCCGGCCCGTCCACCGAACCATCGGTTGCACCCATCCCGGAAGCGCTCCAGAACAAGAAAAAAGAAGTGGACAGCCGCATCCCCAAAACCCGGAGCGCCGCCGTCAAAAAAGAATCAATCAAGACCATTTATAATCTCGACCCCCGGGTCCATTTTTCCATCATCTTCTACAGCGGCGGCGTGGAAGTCTGGAAAAACGAACTGGTCCCGGCCACCAATGAGAACAAGCTGGAAGCCATAAACGCCGTCGATGCCAAGGGCCCGGGCGGCGGCACCAACATGTCCGACGCACTCGAAGCCGCCTACAAAATGGTCAAATCGGCCGGCAACACGCCCGACAAAGGCAAGGACGAACCCAAAAAGGTGGCCACCGGCGACAAGAAACCCCACGTCACCGTCGATAAAGTAATCAGCGGCGCCGACACCATCTTCCTGCTCACAGACGGCCAGCCCACGGTCGGCAAAATACAGGCGCCGGACGATATCATCAACCACGTCCGCAAGTTGCACGACCTGCGCCACATAAAAATAAATACCATTGCTGTAGGCGCCGCGGACCCGGCCGCTGAAAATACCGGGGTCCAAACCCTGGTC
Above is a window of Candidatus Brocadiia bacterium DNA encoding:
- the dnaK gene encoding molecular chaperone DnaK; the protein is MAKAIGIDLGTTLSVVAVREGNETTVITNAEGGRLTPSIVAFTDKGERLVGQLARRQAITNPTNTIYSIKRFMGRRRNEVAQEEKMVPYKVIGGPDDLVKVESRGKQYTPPEISAMVLAKLKETAEAYLGETITDAVVTVPAYFNDSQRQATKDAGRIAGLNVLRIINEPTAAALAYGLDKKKNEKVAIYDLGGGTFDVSILEVGDGVVEVLSTNGNTHLGGDDFDQRVMNYIAEEFQKKEGIDLRRDQMALQRLKEAAEKAKCELSSSLQTEVNLPFITADATGPKHLTMTITRATLEKLIGDLLRSSLEPCHKALEDAKLKAEDLDEVVMVGGSSRIPMVQDLCKEFFKKTELNKSVNPDEVVAVGAAIQAAVLKGEVKDVLLLDVTPLTLGIETLGGVRTPLIERNTTIPTSKKEVFSTAADSQTEVEIHILQGERDMASDNRTLGRFRLAGLPPAPRGIPQIEVAFDIDANGILNVAAKDLATGKKQAIQIQSSSGITEQDIQRMVKDSEKFGEQDKQRRALAEARNQADQLIYSTEKNLVDLGDKVSADEKTKIQSALENIKKVKDKDNVDEIKKAMEDLTKSSHTLAQRLYEEAAKARGGAGAGPAGNPTAGPDGFAGGAGMPPQDDQPPAGGKGKKDDKKGGDDNVIDAEFEAK
- a CDS encoding HEAT repeat domain-containing protein, with protein sequence MSSTKNIPILIITGICLSALFSLAAKEPDWAGAKQEFNDNSKSNADKKRAACTARLAESISHKTEVEAAKLLIEQLTAEIARSNEGKAEERVSIDVIDACVNGLRKLTTDKAIDILLKKAGDAKSNWRTRFYAVRALGGINNPAATQALTGLLSDKEPALQMSALESLTKLNWPEGIQPACNLLTTDSAWEVKLAAIEYLRKIKSPDSVKPMQQAILRNKNIEALVLSQMLELIKELTKDAPAEAQSQENSNQTQSVINLGEYYKIKINSDRIIFVIDVSGSMAWESNEPPEDNTTAKESETEKAKPVTTGQEKPNAAGPSTEPSVAPIPEALQNKKKEVDSRIPKTRSAAVKKESIKTIYNLDPRVHFSIIFYSGGVEVWKNELVPATNENKLEAINAVDAKGPGGGTNMSDALEAAYKMVKSAGNTPDKGKDEPKKVATGDKKPHVTVDKVISGADTIFLLTDGQPTVGKIQAPDDIINHVRKLHDLRHIKINTIAVGAADPAAENTGVQTLVNIYLMRRLAEVTGGTFRNKTYKASDKDKNAK